ACAGCCCGGCCTTGAGGCTGCCGGGCGTGTAGTAGATGCCGGCGTGCACGACGCCGGAGTTGTGCGCCGTCTGGTGGACGGCGACCCGGTCCTCCTTCTCCATGACGACGACCCGCGTCCCGGGGCGCCGGCGGGTGATCTCCCGGCCGATGGCGAGCCCGATGATGCCCGCCCCGACGATGCCGGTGACCTGGTCAGCCATGCGCGTTTTCCATTCGTTCACGATCCATTCTGGGGGCGATACCCGTCAGCCTCGGGAATTGATCGCGAAGGTTTTGATTCGCGTGTAGAAGCGGAGGGCCTCCGAGCCCTGCTCCTTGAAGGGGGAGCCGGAGTCGCGGAACCCGCCGAACGGGTGGTGCACGTCCCAGCCGGACGTGGCGGTGTTGACGGCGACCTGCCCGCAGTCGGCTTCGTCGATGAACCGGTACGCGGCGTCCAGGTCACGGGTGAACACGGCGGCGGACAGGCCGAAGACCGAGTCGTTCACCTCGTCGACGGCCTGGTCGAGCCCGTCGACCGGACGGACGATCACGACCGGGCCGAACACCTCGTCGCGCCACACGTCCATCTTCGGCGTGACCCCGGTGAGGATCGTCGGGGAGACGTAGCAGCCGTGGTCGAAGACGTCGCCGTCCGGCGCGTCCCCGCCGAGTTCGACGCGGGCGCCCTGCTCGACTGCCCTGGCGATGTCGGCGAGGACGCCGTCGCGGTGCGCCGCGCTGACCAGCGGCCCGACCGAGGTCCGCGGGTCCTTGCCGGGGCCGAGCCGGAGCGCGGCGACCTTCGCCCGCAGGATCTCCAGGAAGGGCTCGTAGACGGCGCGCTCCACGAGGACGCGGCTGGTGGCGGTGCAGCGCTGGCCCGCCTGCCCGAACCCGGCGGGCACGAGGGTGGCGGCCGCGGCCTCCAGATCGGCGTCCGCGAGGACGACCGTGGCGTTCTTGCCGCCCATCTCCGCCTGGAAGCGGACACTGCGCGCGCCGTACCGGAGCCGCAGCCCCTCCCCCACGCCGTTGCTGCCGGTGAAAGTGACGGCGGCGATCCGCGGGTCGTCCAGCAGCGCGTCGGAGATCTGCGACGTGCGGCCGGTGGCGACGTTCACTACCCCGGCGGGCATGCCCGCGTCGTGCAGCGCTCGGGCGAGGTGCATGCCCGACATCGGGGTCTCGGTCGCCGGTTTCAGCACCGCGGCGTTCCCGGCCGCGAGGGCGGGCGCGAGCTTGCGGGCGGGGGTCAGCAGCGGATCGTTCCATGGAGTGATCGCCAGCACCACGCCGAGCGGTTCCCGCTGGAAGCCCGCACGGTGCCCGGGACGGGCGTCGTGCAGCAGCGTGCCGTATCCCTCGCGGGCGACGCCGGCGTAGTACTCCAGGAAGTCGGCGGCCTTGCCCGCCTCGCCGCGCGCCTCCGCGAGGGTCTTGCCGTTCTCGGTGACGATGTCGGCGGCGA
The nucleotide sequence above comes from Actinomadura algeriensis. Encoded proteins:
- a CDS encoding aldehyde dehydrogenase family protein encodes the protein MVVQPMETLSGGRWIGAEKWVDVFDPTDVRAPVLRIPALTAEDVRAMYAAAEAGFATWRRTSPFQRARVMIGAAGLLRERLDEVAADIVTENGKTLAEARGEAGKAADFLEYYAGVAREGYGTLLHDARPGHRAGFQREPLGVVLAITPWNDPLLTPARKLAPALAAGNAAVLKPATETPMSGMHLARALHDAGMPAGVVNVATGRTSQISDALLDDPRIAAVTFTGSNGVGEGLRLRYGARSVRFQAEMGGKNATVVLADADLEAAAATLVPAGFGQAGQRCTATSRVLVERAVYEPFLEILRAKVAALRLGPGKDPRTSVGPLVSAAHRDGVLADIARAVEQGARVELGGDAPDGDVFDHGCYVSPTILTGVTPKMDVWRDEVFGPVVIVRPVDGLDQAVDEVNDSVFGLSAAVFTRDLDAAYRFIDEADCGQVAVNTATSGWDVHHPFGGFRDSGSPFKEQGSEALRFYTRIKTFAINSRG